One window of the Camelus ferus isolate YT-003-E chromosome 36, BCGSAC_Cfer_1.0, whole genome shotgun sequence genome contains the following:
- the LOC102509073 gene encoding olfactory receptor 4P4: protein MLSGNLLILLTIRGSRLREQPMYFFLSYLSFTDVCFTSTMAPKLITDLLAQQKTISYNSCMAQMFYAHFFGATEIFILVAMTYEHYTAICRPLQYMVIMKRQVCYGLVMASAVGPFVHSIMQVLIIIQLPFCDPSQIDHYFCGIFPLLKLACTDISLLVIAIITTTGVLSILTFVALVISYIIILWTCSSEGFRKSLSTYGSHITVVFTLFLPLIFTYVPMAASVSNDKIFALFYTMTAPMFNPLIYTLRNTDMRNAMRKVW from the coding sequence ATGCTCTCAGGAAATCTGCTCATTCTTCTCACCATCAGGGGAAGCCGCCTCAGAGAGCAgcccatgtactttttcctcagCTACTTGTCCTTCACAGATGTCTGCTTTACCTCCACCATGGCCCCCAAGCTGATCACTGACTTACTGGCCCAGCAGAAGACCATCTCCTACAACAGCTGCATGGCCCAGATGTTTTATGCTCACTTCTTTGGTGCCACTGAGATCTTCATCTTGGTGGCCATGACCTATGAACACTACACAGCCATCTGCAGACCACTTCAGTACATGGTCATCATGAAGAGACAGGTGTGCTATGGCCTCGTAATGGCGTCTGCTGTCGGCCCCTTTGTCCATTCCATCATGCAAGTATTGATTATTATCCAGCTTCCGTTCTGTGACCCCAGTCAGATAGACCACTATTTCTGTGGCATATTCCCCTTGCTGAAGCTGGCCTGTACCGACATTAGTCTGTTGGTAAttgcaatcatcaccaccacaGGGGTGCTGTCCATTTTAACCTTTGTTGCCTTGGTAATCTCTTACATCATCATCCTGTGGACCTGCTCCTCTGAGGGCTTCCGCAAATCCCTCTCCACCTATGGCTCACATATCACTGTCGTGTTCACTTTATTCTTGCCCCTCATCTTCACCTATGTCCCCATGGCTGCTTCTGTCAGTAATGACAAGATTTTTGCCTTGTTTTACACTATGACTGCCCCCATGTTCAACCCTCTTATCTACACCCTGAGAAACACAGACATGAGGAATGCCATGAGGAAAGTGTGGTGA